cacggattgcatggagcacggggtgtggtgcaaaaataatgaatactgttatgctggaaataaaaaaaaacaaacaaacaaaaaaaaagaaaataaaaaaaaaaagagatttcttgACCCAGCTACCCACTCAAAGTGTGAAAAAAGCCTGTCAGTCTTTCTGTCCatgataattttgttattttggaaTTCATGGAAGTTTGTGATACCCGTAAAATTAGGGAGAATTCCTGGCAAGTAACATAAAAGAATTCTTATCATAGCAAACTCCcctagaaaaagaaatgcagtataTAGCTGCTGTAGTAAACTAGTGTCACAATAATGAAAGTTAAGTAGCTTAATTAATAAAACCAATAATTCCAGGAAACATTATTTTATCAGTAGCAATAGACAATTTGATGAAGGATTGAATGAGTTATCTATTCCTAACCTATATAAGGTTATAATAACCAAGACAGGATAACATTATCAATAATGAAGTTATGGttcaaaagaaatgcaatatTTAACACATTAACATGATTTGAGAGAACATCAATTCCATAAAatcactcaggaaaaaaaatggcataACAGGACAAACTATGCACAGAAGAACTAACCCACATTGTTCCCAGATTACATGCTATATTCTTCTCCAAGTCAGACGCACTGACTTCTCTTATTCATGCTCCCACCCGCTCCAGCGTGGTCTCTGCTTATGCATTCCACCAAACGGACTCTCGGGAAGGTCAGCAAAGGCATCTGTGTTTCTGACATCACAGGCAGTTTCAATCCACATCTTCCAGGAATCCGCTGATGGTCTTCGAAGCGCATTTACTTCCTAAAAGACACTCACCAGCATCCTCTCTTACCCTGTGCTGTATGGCCAAGAGTCCACCGTCTTCTTTGtggctcttctctcccctcccttcaatAGTTGAAGAGCCTCAGAATCAAGTTTATGTCTGTTTCTCACATGACACCTTCTCCCTGCATGACCACCTCTGTTTCTGGCTTGCCTGCTAGATATGGACCTCAGCCATGGTGTTTCTTGTCAAATGACAGCTCACCTCCCCCCAACACTGGACATATGTGCCTCTGTGTCTGCCAGTGACCTGTCGAGGGGACCACGGCTTTTCTGTGTGCACTTCCTGTGTGCTTCACCGTCTCTGTTCTAGCAGCAGGTGAGAGAAGTcacatcctttctttcttcattagaACACTAGGTAAGAGaattgtttttagattccatccCTATAGCAACTAAAGATACAGACATCAGGATCTGTGTTTATGTCCTATAGCCTAAGGGAAACGTGCAATTTATCTTAGAAGAAGTCTGTTTTTACGTCTGATGTTAAAATAATATCAGGGGTAAATGAATTCTGCCATCCATTCTTCAGTGAAGCTGCACATTTAGACTTAatgttactcttttatttttttaagattttatttatttgacagagagagagagatcacaagtaggcagagagagggtgaagcaatcttcctgctgagcagagaactggacacagggcttgatcccaggaccctgagatcatgacctgagccaaatgcagaggtgtaacccactgagccattcaggcacccatAGTGTTACTCTTTTAAAAGAATGCCAGTAGTAAAAttcaataaaagataaaagtttattttattatatccTGCAATGTAAAGGTAAACAtcatagaatatgaaaaaaattgaatcttacatatatctacataaataaatatttaaatagataaatagacatGAGCAAGGTCATCTGTAAGCGACTACTGCTTGTAGACTTGACATGATCTGAAAACACTTGACAAACTGACTGTGTTCGTGTCTTCGCGACAGCAGAAATGAGAGACTCTGACATGGCAGAACTCCGAAAAGAGTGACATTATTAGTTAGTGCAAATCACTTCAATGTTGAAACAGGTCTCAGTTCTTGCTCCTTAATTCCTTTCGCAAGGCTGTTGATGCATACAAGGGTTTCATGATCTCTGCTCGGACCATCTCCCAGGCACAAGGGCTGTATTGCTTCTCTTGCAGATAGAGGGAGATTCTCTGGAAGTAGTTCCTCAGGATGGAGTCCCCATTCACCAGGGGCGtctctcccacccccgcctcctgCAGGGGACAGGCTTCCAGGTGGCCCTGCTGCTCAGAAATTCCCGAGCACAATTCCTCCAGGAGGGTCGTGTTCCAAGGAGCAGGTGAGGCCTCTGTGCAGAAGAGGTGGAAGGTCTTCTGGTTCGTCACATGGATGACAGAGAGGGCTTGAGCCTTCTGCAGCTGCTTGCCATCGAAGGCCTCCTGGGGGAAGCCAAAGTCGTTTGTATAGTTGTCACAGGAGCTAGCAGACAGTCTCCTCATTTGTCGCAGGAGCATCAGGGCCCTCCAGTGCAGCAGGCCGTGGTCCTGAGGCAGGTCACATCCCAGAGAGCTGAGGGAGTGGCAGCTGAGCACCACCAGGGCCACCAAgaaggagcagggcagggccATGGGGTATCCTGCAGATGCTGTTggcctggctggggtgggcaAGTTGGGGAACCGTGGCTCTAGGTTCTCTGAACATCTTGTCTTGTGCGTGTGGTTTAAGTAGGGGACACAGGAGTTTTCAATTTCTGAATGTTTCCCTtactttctacttctctttttgctttcctttctacaCTTTCTCCTGGGTTGTAGAGCGTGGGTTTCTCAACCGTTTCTTTTTCCTATTGCTGCCTCCTGTCACAGTCTtttgaatatttatgtatttgaaccTTCCAACAAAACTTGGTAACATGGATCTACAGTTATACTATATACTACAGTTATAactatatactatgtatatagtTATAGTATGTATGTAGTTATGTATGTATAGCTCTGCTTAATAGATTAGAAAAGAAAGTGTTCATTTTACTCTGTTTATTTAATTCGGTGTTAAGATGGACAAAAATTTCAACTGAGAGCTATAGTTTAAGCTACTTATTCTTTACTGGATATCTAATTATGATGAATGACCTCtaaattttttcttacttaaatggaaatataaaagtaCAATGCTAATTAAGAATTTGTAGAAAGACATAATAATATCGGTGTCCATAGATATTGATAATCATTCCAAATTGCAAAAAGCCAAtgaattattcaattatttattggattttttttttgtgtaCTGTATTTTAGTATGGCCTCAATTAACTTCTCTTGCGCTAGATACTCATCAAGTTATTCTCATAATATTGagaattattttgagaaataattaatataataatataattaatataattatataaatatataatataataatatatactatataatatattataataatataattatatataatatataatataataatattaatattaaatataatataattaatataataataataattctttgagaattattgagaaatattttgagaataactCATCAagttattctcaaaatattttttctatttataccaGATAGAATTCTTGATGCAATGAATAAGttttgaataattaaatgatTATGTAGAAtctatttgtatttcatttccaAAGCCCACATCAAAACAAGTTCAAACACCAGCAACGTCCACAAGACAACCCATGGCATGTTGAAGCCTTGTTCTCCCTAGAACTACTTGTTACATTGTGGGAAGCAACTGGACAAGTGTTCCCTCTGGTGGGGGAATGCTGAAATGTGGGAGAGACCTTGAGCTCCAGAGCAAGGCAGATGGGGAATAACTCAGGACTTTCTGCTTGCTTTTACTAGGAACGCAtctgctccttttaaaaaaaaaaggggagggggtaTTTTTGTTGAAGTTCATGGCTTATAACACAAGCAGAGTCCATTCATTCCAggaaagtttttgtttgtgtttgcttGTGTTTCTTTGCTTGCTCTGGGGGAAAATCTCCCACCAGGGGACGGACTTCTACATACAACACGAGCCTGTGTGCACACCTGGTCACTGTGTAGCCCACCTTGCCCCCTCGCTGGCAGCCTCCCCTGTAAGGACTGTGACGGGCCACAGAACAGCAGCCTCCTGCTCCTatctcctctctgctcctgccactGTGACATCACTGCAGTGGGGACATTCCCTCAGGTCAACAATAGtcaccaggagaaaagaaaacaacaaggcTTCTGCTAGGAGAGTTTAGAAACAACCTGGAAATTTCAAACAACTTGTGTTCTTCTTTGTGGCTTTGTAATTGGAAGTAAAAGGGCcagacagaaaccacaaaggaaaaggaagcagctgTGTGAATGGGCAGGAGAGGCTCCTGAGGGGGGTGCGGGAGGGGAGCTCACAGGAGGTTTCTCCACTGGGGGAGGGAACCTCTGTGATTGGAGAGTGAAAGGATGGGATCTCGGAGGGCGTGGAGGAAGGGGACATGTGCTGTACCAGAACATATGGAGTATGCGGACATAGGCACAGTGTATATGTATACGTATTACATTACTGGGTAACTAATTTCGTTCAGTGGATAGGATACCTGTTGCGAATCGGTATTTTTTATTCACAACGATATTTTGGAGGATCAGGTCTTTGCAGTGAGTCATAGGTAAAAGGCTAAGAGAAGATTActttttggggggaaaacatAAGAATATAATCCCAATCTGTTAAACTCTCACTCAGTGGAAGATACTAGATGCTTTGAAATGTGCCACTTCATAATCACAACAGCTCTAGGAATATTTCCACCTCACTTTACATCTGGGGAAACTGAGCTGCAGAGAGCTCCAGTGAGGTTCTCATGATCAGACAAGGAGATGGAAGCAGAATTCCAGATGCAGGGCACAGTCCTGTAGCCCATGGGATAAATTCCTGCCTGAGGTTCCTCTTGGGAAATTCTGAATCTTCCCTTCTGCCACGCTTCCTGGAGATCATTCTTCCCTGGTGGTGTCCCACCTCCACTGGCTGCCCCATCGCTGTGTCCTTGAcaggctccccttctccttctcagcCTTAAATGTCAAAGATTCTCTGAAGCTTTAGGGCATCTTCTCATTCCACTCTCATGTCAGACGGAAGGACTTTCAGCACCGTGCCTCAATTTCCAAATATGGAAGACACATTGCGATTTAATGTCTCCAGGACATGCATTGTTGGAGAGTCCAGACTCACCTCTGCATCTCCAGCGGGAAGTCAGCTGTCCCCTCTTCCGACTTTCCTCCTGCAGTCTCCTGGTCACAGATCCCTTTGGCCTCTAGCACTGTGAAGGTAGCCTCAGACTATTCTAGAGTGattgctttccccctccctctggtgGGCAAGCCAGCAGATGTCCCTCTGCTCTTCACAGAGGGTGACTAGTGGAGATTCCGAAGGTACAACTCAAAAATACTGTGGGCTCCACCAACTAGGGAGGCCTGGACATTGTAGCTGTCCAGTGGAAGCACACAGAGCCTCGAGCCAGGCTTCTGTAATAGTTCAAGTTCCTAACAGTGCCTTCTCCTGGCTAGTGTGATTGAGAGCTCCTTTCTCTCCTGGTACCAGCGCTGAGACTGGCCCTGGGACCTCAGCTGTTAGtggatctaagaagagttgttgttttctgtcttcttgcaTTTGGGAGTTGTTGGTTTGTCTTGTTGCTGCAGCTGTGACGGTAGGAACAACGTTCCAACAGGTTCTGTGTTGATCCAGAAACCAGAGGATCCTGCAATGTGTGAACACGTGAACAAATTCAGCTAACTCTGTCCTGAGGACGGAGGCCCTTAGGGACAGTCCTGCCAAAGAGACCTTTTACCCAAAATGTTGAGTAACTTAACTCAACATATTGTAtggctgaagcagagagaggaggatttAGAAAGATGGAACTCATGGCTATGTGACTTAGTGTTGTAGGTCAAGAATA
The DNA window shown above is from Mustela erminea isolate mMusErm1 chromosome 12, mMusErm1.Pri, whole genome shotgun sequence and carries:
- the LOC116570225 gene encoding interferon alpha-1/2-like, translating into MALPCSFLVALVVLSCHSLSSLGCDLPQDHGLLHWRALMLLRQMRRLSASSCDNYTNDFGFPQEAFDGKQLQKAQALSVIHVTNQKTFHLFCTEASPAPWNTTLLEELCSGISEQQGHLEACPLQEAGVGETPLVNGDSILRNYFQRISLYLQEKQYSPCAWEMVRAEIMKPLYASTALRKELRSKN